The Microbacterium sulfonylureivorans region AAGGCCACCCAATGCCGGGTGGCCTTCTCGCGTTAACGCGCCGCGCCCGAGAGGCGCGGCGCGTTCCGCGTTAACCGGCTGTATCGGGAGCGAGCGACGCGGTGGTCTCGCCCTCACGCTCGGTAGACTCGGGGGATGCCGGCGCTCGATCTCTCCGCGACCTCTGCCGACCTCACCCGCACGATCTGCGACATCCCGAGCGTCTCGGGTGACGAGACGATGCTGGCCGACTTGATCTTCGAGGCGGTGTCGGCGCTTCCGCACCTCGAGGTGTACCGGGAGGGCGACACCATCGTCGCCCGCACGTCGCACGGGCGCGCACAGCGGGTCGCCATCGCGGGCCATATCGACACGGTGCCGATCAACGCGAACGTGCCCACACGCGACGTCGAGATCGACGGTGAATCGCACATCTGGGGCCGTGGCACCGTCGACATGAAGGCAGGCGTGGCCGTGCAGCTGAAGCTCGCCGCGGAGCTCACCGATCCCCGCGTGGACATCACCTGGATGTGGTACGACCACGAGGAGGTCGACGCCGACCTCAACGGTCTGACCAGGCTCGCGCGCAATCGCCCCGACCTCTTCGAGGCGGACTTCGCCATTCTCGGTGAGCCCTCCAACGGCGAGGTCGAAGGAGGCTGCAACGGCAACCTCCGCGCCATCGTGCGCACCCAGGGCGTCCGCTCGCACAGTGCGCGCGCGTGGGTCGGAGAGAACGCGATCCACAAGGCGGCTCCCGTGCTTGCCCGACTCGCCGAATACCGCCCGCGCGACATCCCGGTGGAGGGTCTCGTGTACCGCGAGGGTCTCAATGCGGTCCGCATCGGCGGCGGCGTCGCCGGTAACGTCATCCCCGACCTCTGCGAGATCGAGGTGAACTATCGCTTCGCTCCGAGCCGGGACGCGGCCGAGGCCGCGCAGCACGTGCGAGATGTGTTCTCCGGCTTCGACGTGGAGGTCGTCGATCTGGCCGTCGGCGCCCGCCCCGGGCTCGATGCTCCGCTCGCCCGTGAGTTCGTCGCGGCCGTCGGAGCCGAGCCTCGCCCGAAGTACGGGTGGACCGACGTGGCGCGCTTCAGCGCACTCGGCGTACCAGCAGTGAACTACGGCCCGGGCGACCCTCACCTGGCGCACCACGACGAGGAGCGCGTTCCCGTCGCCCAGATCGAGGCGGTCGAGCGAGGCCTGCGCGCGTGGCTGACGGGGAGCTGACCGACCGCGCCCCTGCGCGCGTCACCGCCGGCCGCGTGGCGGTGCGGATCGGCCTCATCTACCTGATCGCACGGCTGGTGACCACGGCGTTCCTGCTGGTCGCCGCCGAGCTATCCGGGTTCGAGTCGCGGTTCGGCCCCGAGGCGCGACTGGGGGACCTCGTCCTCGGGTGGGACTCGCGGTGGTACTGGATCGTCGCGGAGGTCGGCTACCCCTCGGAGCTGCCGCTCACCGGTGACGGGGCAGTCACCGAGAACCAATGGGCCTTCATGCCCGTCTTCCCCTACCTCGCCAAGCTGGTGGGGCTTCCGTTCGGCCACTGGGTGTTCGGCGCCTTCCTCGTTTCGATCGTCGCGGGGTACGGGGCATCCCTCGTCCTCTTCCACCTGCTGCGCGAGAAGATCGACGATACGGCGGCGACGTGGGCGGTCGTGTTCTTCGCAGCCGGCCCGCTGGCTGCTCTGTTCCAGGTCGGCTACGCGGAGTCGCTCTTCCTGCTGTGGCTCTTCCTGGCGCTGTGGTGCGTGCTGCGTCGCAGGTACGGGTGGCTCTACGCACTGATACCGCTCATGGCGTATACCAGGCCGGGAATCCTGGCCTTCGCGCTGTTTCTGGCGCTGTTCGGGATCTGGCGCTGGTTCTCGCGCCGGCGCGAGCCGTTGCGTGCCGCAGAGGTGGTGCACATCGTGGCGCTGGGTCTCCTCGCTGTCGTGGTGGGGTTCTCGTGGCAGCTGATCGCCGGGTGGGTCACGGGAGACAGCGGGGCGTACCTCGCGACCGAACTGTCGTGGCGGCGCAATTGGATCCCCGGGGACGTCGTGTTCTTCCCGTTCGAGGGCTTCGTCAGCGCGAGCGCGTTCTGGTTCGGCAGCGTGTGGGGGATGACCGCCGAGATCGGATATGTCGTCCTCGCGGCATCCGTCGTCGCCGTCGCCGCGATCCTGCTGTTCGTACCGCAGGTGAAGCGCCTCGGAGTCGAGGTGAGGCTGTGGAGCGCGAGCTATGTCGTGTACCTCCTGCTCGTGTTCTTCCCGCAGTCGAGCATCTTCCGGCTCCTCGTTCCGCTGTCTCCGCTGTGGGGAGCTCTCGCGCTGCCGCGGTCGACCCCGTGGCGGGTGGGAGTGCTGACCGCGTGTCTCGCAGGGCAGTGGTGGTGGATCTACAACATGTGCGCGCTCGGGAATGCGATCTGGCAGATCCCCTGATCTCGACGTTCGGAGGGCGTATTCCCCAGGGAGTCGCCTGGTCCTCGCGGCCCACGATAAACTTGATTTGCAGACCATCGATGAAAAGGAGCCGCAATGGCAGCCATGAAGCCGAGAACCGGAGACGGGCCGATGGAGGCCGTGAAGGAGGGCCGCCTCATCATCGTGCGGGTGCCGCTCGAGGGTGGCGGTCGTCTCGTCGTCTCCGTCAACGACGCTGAGGCCAAGGAGCTCTACGACGTTCTGGGTGGAGTCGTCAGCCCCGCCTGAGTCACCTACGTTCCGCGGAACGGCCGGTCTTCGGACCGGCCGTTCCTGCGTTCGCGCTGCGGCGAGATCAGTCCGATGGGACGGTGGTGAGCTGGAGCAGGCCTTCGCCCACGATCGACAGCGCGCCGATGACGGCGGGGGAGGCCTGGGTCTCCTGGATCAGCGAACGGTAAGCCGTGGTGACGGCATCGCGGCGCACGGGATCGGCGACCGCGCCTCCGGCCAGGACGCGCGGGACGAGAACGGTTCCCCCGGCGCGCACGAGGCGCAGGCCGTGCTCGACGTACTCGATGACACCCTCTGGATCGGCGTCGACCAGCACGATGTCGTAGGAGGCCTCGTTCATACGGGGGAGCACCTCGGCGGCGCGGCCCGTGATGAAGCGGGCACGGGCGGCGGGGATCTTGGCCTCTGCGAACGCCTGGCGGGCGGCGCCGAGGTGCTCGGGTTCCTTGTCGATGGTCGTCAGCGTCGCGCGCGGCGATCCGCGCAGGAGCCACAGCCCGGACACCCCGGCGCCGGTTCCGATCTCGACGATGTTCAGAGCCTGGGATGCCGCGGCGATCACCGCGCACTGCGCGCCGACGGGCGGACTGATCGGCGCCGCACCGAGCTCGAGCGCGTGGGCGCGGGCCCGCGCGATGTGCTCGGGCTCGATCGTCGCCTCAGCGGCGAACCGCTGATTCGCGTTCTGCTCTCCCATCGACATCCTCCGCGCCAAATCCTACGTGGGGACGGCGTGCTCCCCGCTCAGGCGCGGCGGTAACCTGTTGTCATGTTCTTCGGGCTCACGATTGAGAAACTGCTGCTGATCGGTGTGATCGCCGCGGTCATCATCGGCCCCGAGCGCCTGCCGCGCTACGCGGAAGCCCTCGCGCGCTTCACGCGCCAGGCGCGTGACTGGATCTCGAACGCCCGCACGCGGGTCGCGGACGAGATGGGCGAGGACTTCAACGACGTCGACTGGCGCACGCTCGATCCCCGGCAGTACGACCCGCGTCGGATCATCCGCGAGGCCCTGCTCGACGACGCGCCGGTGCCCACGGTGCGGGCTGCGCAGGCGGGTGCGGCCGTCGCGTCCACCGGCACGCCTCCGCCGCCGCCGGTGCGGTCGCCGTTCCGCGGCGGCGACGAGGCCCCGCCGTTCGACTCCGAAGCGACCTGACCTGCGTCACCGGGGCCGAAGCGGCAGCGAGCGCCCGACGAGACCGCGCGGTTCGGCGACGATCGCTGCCGCGACCTGCTCGATCGCCCGCGACGCCGGGTCGTCGGGGTGAGCGACGACGGCCGGGATGCCGGCATCCGCGTCCGTGCGAAGCGCCGGACTCAGCGGGATCGACGCCACGAGCGGCACCTCGGCTCCCTCGGCGCTGAGCGCTGAGGCGACGGAGGCCCCGCCGCCCGCGCCGAACACCTCGAGCGTCGAGCCGTCGGGAAGGGTGAGCGCAGCCATGTTCTCGACGACGCCGATCACGCGCTGGCCGGTCTGGCGGGCGACGAGTCCGCTGCGGATCGCGATGTCGGACGCGGCCGCTTGCGGGGTCGTGACGACGAGCACGTCGGCGTTCGGGAGGAGCTGGCCGACCGAGATCGCGACGTCGCCGGTGCCGGGCGGCATGTCGAGCAGCAGCACGTCGAGGTCGCCGAAGTAGACGTCGGTCAGGAACTGCTGCACCGTCCGGTGGAGCATCGGTCCGCGCCAGGCGACGGCGCCGACGGGTGCCTCTCCGCCGCTGCGTCGCAGGAACATGCCGATCGAGATGACCTTCACGCCGTAGGCGACCGGCGGCAGCATGAGGTCGTCGATCCGCGTGGGCTGCGGAACGGCCCCGTTCTCGTCCACCAGCCCGAGCAGCGCCGGGATGGAGAAGCCGTGCACGTCGGCATCGACCAGCCCCACCGACAGACCGCGTGCCGCGAGTGCGGTCGCGAGGTTGGCGGTGACGGTCGATTTGCCGACGCCGCCCTTGCCGCTGGTGACCGCGATCACCCGCGTGAGCGTGCCGGGGCCGAACGGCATCTCGCGCACCGCACGACCGCCGCGAAGCCGCTCGGTGAGCGCGTGGCGTTCCTGCGGTGACATGACGCCGACGTCGAGGGAGACATCGGAGACACCGGGTACGGATGCCGCGGCCGAGCGCACGTCGTTCGTGATGCGGTCTGCCGCCGGACACCCCACGATCGTGAGCGCGATGCCGACCTCGGCGAGCCCCGCGGTCACCGTGACGCCGCGCACCATGTCGAGTTCGCCAATGGGTCGCCGCAGCTCGGGGTCGAGGACGGCGTCGACGGCGCGGCGGACAGCGTCCGCGGTCGCGTCGCTCATTTCGCGGCGCCGTCCTCGGCGTCGCTGCGGAGCTCGAGCTTGTCGAGGAGCGAGCGCAGTTCGGCGCGGAGCACGTCGCGCGTGACGACCTCGTCCGAGAAGTCGGTCACGGCCATGCGGAGCGCCACCACTTCGCGCGCGAGGTACTCGGTGTCGGCGAGGTTGCGCTCGGCGCGCTGGCGGTCCTGTTCGATCTGCACGCGGTCCCGGTCGTCCTGGCGGTTCTGGGCGAGGAGGATGAGCGGCGCGGCGTACGAGGCCTGCAGCGACAGGATCAGCGTGAGCAGGGTGAAGTTCGTCGCCGCCGGGTCGAACTGCAGCGCCGGCGGCATCCAGATGTTCCAGCTCAGCCACAGGAGGACGAAGATCGTCATCCCGATGAGGAACCCGGAGGTGCCCATCCCGCGCGCGAACGCCTCTGAGAAGCGGCCGAAACGATCCTTCGACGGCTGAGGCGTGCGCTGGAGCACGCCCGAGCGGCCGCGGGGCGCGTCGAGGGCCACCTTGCTGGTCTGCCGGGCCATCACGACCTCCTCGGAATGCTCGCGGTCGTGGTCGGCACCGTCGGGGCCGGGATCTCCTCACCGTGGGAGCGCCAGTCGTCGGGCAGGAGATAGTCGAGGACGTCGTCGACGCTCACCGCGCCGACGAGCCGGTGCGCCTGGTCGACGACCGGCACCGACACGAGGTTGTAGCTGGCCAGAAGCCGCGCCACCTCTGGCGCGGTGGCGGACGCCGGCAGGGGGTCGAGCGTGTCGTCGATGATCGCACCCAGGCGCTCGTGCGGGGGATAGCGGAGCATCCGCTGGAAGTGCACCGTGCCGAGCAGTCGGCCCGTCGGCGTCTCGTAGGGCGGGAGGGTGACGAACACGGCCGCCGCGAGGGCGGGGTGGAGCTCGTGCCGGCGGATGAGCGCCAGAGCCTCGGCGACCGTCGCGTCGGCGGAGAGCACGATGGGCTCGCTCGTCATGAGCCCGCCCGCAGTGTCGGGGCGGTATTTCAGCAGGGCGCGGACGTCTTCCGCCTCCTCGGGCTCCATCAGATCGAGGAGCTCCTCGGAACGCTCCTCGGGGAGCTGTCCGAGGAGGTCTGCCGCGTCGTCGGGCTCCATCGCGTCGAGGATGTCGGCGGCGCGCTCGTCGCCGAGAGCCTCGAGGATGTGGACCTGCTCCTCTTCGGGCATCTCCTCGAGCGCGTCGGCGAGACGATCGTCGGGAAGCTCTTCGGCGACCTCGATGAGCCGGTCCTCGGGGAGATCGAGCAGAGTGTTGGCGAGATCGGCCGGCTTCAGGTCGGAATACGTCGCGACGAGCTGCTCGGCGGACTGGGCCTCGCCGGGGTTCTGCTGCTCTCTGATCTCCTGCCAGGCCGCGAAAGTCGTAGGGCCCTTGGCGAACGGGGATGCGCTCGTGCGCGGCCGGCGCAGGAAGACCTGGCCGACGTCCCATTCTCCGAGTCGGTTGCGCTCGATCGCGACGTCTTCGATCACGGCGGTGCCGGATCCGTCGTTCAGGTAGACCTTGCGTCCGAGCAGCTCCGCCATGACGCGGACCTCGCCGCCGCGCTGCTGGAAGCGACGCACGTTGATGAGGCCGGTCGTGATGACCTGTCCCATCGCGATCGAGGTCACGCGTCCGATCGAGACGAACACGTGGCGTCGGCCCGGGATCTCGATCACGAGGCCGATCACGCGCGGTGGATCGTCCTTGCGGTAGATGACGACGACGTCGCGGACCTTGCCGAGCCTGTCGCCCGCGGGGTCGAAGACGGAGCACCCGGACAGGCGCGCGACGAATACCCTCTGCGTGCTCACGCGTCCCAGCGTAGCCCGGACACCGTGGGAGGATGGGGAGATGAGCATGATCGGAGGCCGGTTCCCGCAGGGCGCCGACGAGGTCGGTCAGACCATCGCCAGCTTCCCCACCTACGACGCCGCACAGAAGGCCGTCTCGTCCCTCATCGCCGCCGAGGTCCCGGCTCGCGACATCGCGATCGTGGGTCAGGGGCTGCGCTCGGTCGAGCGGGTGACCGGCCGTCTGGGCTACGCATCGGCCGCCAGATCCGGTGCGATCAACGGTGTCCTTCTGGGACTGCTGTTCTCGGCGATCCTCGTGATCGGGTCGCCGTCCGTGCCGATCCAGGCGTTCGTCGGCGTGCTCTTCGTCGGAATCGCCATCGGCATGCTGCTGAGCATCGTCACCTACTCGTTCGTGCGGCGCCGTCGCGACTACGCCTCGGTCATGCAGGTCGTCGCCGATCATTACGAGGTGACCGTGACGGCCGCCAGCATCCACCGCGCCCGGCAGGTTCTGGGCCCCCAGACCGTCGATGAGCCCATGAGTGCGTCGCGCCCAGGGACTCCCCGCGAAGAGGCCCCCGAACCGCCCCGCTACGGCGAGCGCGTCGCACCCGCCGAGGAAGAGGAGGCGACCGGGAGCGGCGCCGACGCCACGCCCGAAGTCGACGCCACGACGGCGGCCGGCGCCCCGGTCGAGCCGGCCGCGCCTGAGCCGGCCGCGCCTGAGCCGGCCGCGCCCGAGCAGACCGAACGCTGATGTCGGCGGTCGAGACCGACCTGCGCGTCGTCGTCGGACTGCCGAGCTCCACGGTCGAGGTCTCCGCCTCGCTCGGCCGGCCCGACGACGCGTGGGCACTGCTCGCGATCGCGCACGGCGCAGGCGCGGGGTACCGCCATCCGTTCTTCTCGGGGTTCGTGCGCGCCCTCCACGCCGAAGGCGTTGCGACGCTGCGATTCAACTTCCCCTACCTCGAAGCTGGACGACGGATGCCCGGCCCCGCGGCGCACGCCGTCACGACGTGGGAGGCGGTCCAGGCCGCCGCCGTCGCGCGCGAGCCCGCCCTGCCGTTCTGGGCGTCGGGAAAGTCCTACGGCGGACGCATGGCGTCGATGGCGGCCGCCGAGGGCCGCATCGCACCGAGCGGGCTCGTCTACCTGGGCTATCCGCTCCACCCTCCCGGCGATCCGGCGAAGGCACGCGTCGCCCACCTGCCTGCCGTCGTGCCGCCGCAGCTGTTCGTCGAGGGGAGCAACGACCCGTTCGTCCAGCCGCTCGCGCAGCTCGAAGAAGCCGTCGCCTCGTGCCGGGACGCCGAGATCCTGTGGATCGACGGCGGAGGACACTCGTTCGAGGTGAAGGGCCGCAAGCGCCCCGCCGAAGAGATCGGCGCCGAGCTGGCTCCGCTCGTCGCCGCCTGGATGCGCCGTCGGTCGTAGGCTCAGCGCCCGGCGGCGTAGCCCTGCATCCCGCGGGGGTTGGCCGCCGCCCAGACCACGCCGGTGGCGGCATCCCGGCCGACCGCCGAGACGCGGCCGAGCGCCCAGTCCCCCGCGCGCGTGACGACGTGGCCGCGCCGCTCGAGTCGATCGATGACGTCGTCGCCGAGGCGGTCCTCGACCACGGCGCCGGCGGGCGTCCACGTGCGCGGCCAGAACGACTCGGGCATCGCCGTCGTGTGCAGCGACGGCGCGTCGATGGCCTCCTGCGGCGAGTAGCCGCCGACCACCATGCGGAGCAGGACGAGCAGCTGCCACTGGTCCTGCTGATCTCCGCCGGGGGAGCCGATCGCGAACTCGGGTGCGCCGTCGCGCAGCACCAGCGTCGGCGTGAGCGTGGTGCGCGGGCGGAGACCCGGGACGAGGGAGGACGGATGCCCCGGCTCGAGCCACGTCATCTGCAGGCGAGTGCCGAGGCAGAAGCCCAGCGACGGGATCGCCGGGGACGACTGCAGCCACCCACCCGAAGGAGTCGCGGAGACGATGTTCCCCCAGCGGTCGACGACGTCGAGGTGACAGGTGTCTCCCCGCGTCTCGCCGTTGCGTGCGACCGTCGGCTCGCCGCTCGACGCGGAGACGCGACCGACACCGGTGCGCAGGGGCGGGCGGAACGTCGCCCTGCCGGGCAGGTCGCCGGGCCGGAACTCGGCCGACGCCTCCTCGCCGATCAGCGCGCGACGCCGATCGAGGTAGTCGTCCGACAGGAGCGCATCGAGGTCGACATCGGCGTCGCCGAACCAGGCATCGCGATCGGCGAGGGCGAGCTTCTGGGCCTCGAGGATCGTGTGCGCGCCGGCCTCCTGCGACGGGTCGAGCAGATCGTCGGCCAACGGCTCGAGCAGCGCGAGGGTCTGCAGCAGGGCGGGCCCCTGCGTCCATGCGCCGGCTTTGGCGACCGTGCGACCGCGGAACTCCCGCGTGACTGCAGCCTCGTACCCGGCGTCGAACGCGGCGAAGTCCTCTTCGGTGATCACGCCGGCGTGCACTCCACCGGTCGAGTGCCGGTGGGGGAGAGCGGCGAACGCCGCAGCCTCCTGCGCGATCCGCCCCGACTTCCACTCGCGTCGCGCCGCATCGATCCGGGCGGCTCGGCCGACGGGACCGTCGTCGCGAACCGTGCACGACGCGTGCACGAGCGCGTCGAGCACGGCGGCGTACGCCGGGTTGCGCACCACGTCTCCAGGTGCCGGCGGCGCCCCGCCGGGCATCCACAGATCACGCGACGTCGTCCAGTCCTCCGTGAAGAGCTGCGCGACGCGTGCGATGGTCGCCGCGGCCTGCCGGACGATCGGGTGCCCGTCGCGGGCGTAGCCGATCGCATATCCCAGGACGTCGCCGAGCTCCCACGTGCCGTGGTCGCGCAGGAGCAGGAGCCAGGCGTCTACGGCGCCGGGCACCGCCGCGGCGAGCGCGCCGGAGCCCGGGACGAGCTCGAGCCCCTCGGCGAGGTAGTGCTCGGCGGTCGCCGCCGCCGGGGCCGGTCCCTGGCCCATGAGGACTGTCGGGGACGAGGCATCCGCCGCCTGGAAGATGCCCACGAGATCGCCGCCCGGACCGTTCAGGTGCGGCTCGACCACGTGGAGGACGAAGGCCGCCGCGACCGAGGCGTCGAAGGCGTTCCCGCCGCGCTCGAGCACGGACTGCGCCGTGGCGGTCGCCAGCCAGTGGGTCGACGCCGACATGCCGAAGGTGCCCGACAGGGTCGGGCGCGTCGTGAACGACGGCGGCGGTGTGTAGGCCACGCTCAGGCGGAGAGCCGGGCGATCCAGGCCTCGACCTCGTCGGCCGTCCGCGGGATGCCGGCGGAGAGGTTCACGGGTCCGTCGGCGGTCATGAGGATGTCGTCCTCGATGCGCACGCCGATGCCCCGGTACTCCTCGGGCACGGTGATGTCGTCGATCTGGAAGTACAGGCCGGGCTCGATCGTGAAGACCATGCCGGGTTCGAGCGGGCCGTCGTAGTACATGTCGCGACGGGCCTGGGCGCAGTCGTGCACGTCGATGCCCAGGTGGTGGCTCGTGCCGTGCACCATGTAGCGGCGGTGATGGCCGCCCTTGTCGGCGTCGAGCGCTTCGTCGGCCGTGACCGGCAGGAGTCCCCACTCGGCGACGCGACGCGCGATGACCTGCATCGCCGCCTCGTGGACGGAGCGGAACTTCACGCCGGGCTTCGCCGCCTCGAAGGCGGCGTCGGCCG contains the following coding sequences:
- a CDS encoding DUF1003 domain-containing protein, with protein sequence MARQTSKVALDAPRGRSGVLQRTPQPSKDRFGRFSEAFARGMGTSGFLIGMTIFVLLWLSWNIWMPPALQFDPAATNFTLLTLILSLQASYAAPLILLAQNRQDDRDRVQIEQDRQRAERNLADTEYLAREVVALRMAVTDFSDEVVTRDVLRAELRSLLDKLELRSDAEDGAAK
- a CDS encoding general stress protein, translating into MSMIGGRFPQGADEVGQTIASFPTYDAAQKAVSSLIAAEVPARDIAIVGQGLRSVERVTGRLGYASAARSGAINGVLLGLLFSAILVIGSPSVPIQAFVGVLFVGIAIGMLLSIVTYSFVRRRRDYASVMQVVADHYEVTVTAASIHRARQVLGPQTVDEPMSASRPGTPREEAPEPPRYGERVAPAEEEEATGSGADATPEVDATTAAGAPVEPAAPEPAAPEPAAPEQTER
- a CDS encoding gamma-glutamyltransferase family protein; translated protein: MAYTPPPSFTTRPTLSGTFGMSASTHWLATATAQSVLERGGNAFDASVAAAFVLHVVEPHLNGPGGDLVGIFQAADASSPTVLMGQGPAPAAATAEHYLAEGLELVPGSGALAAAVPGAVDAWLLLLRDHGTWELGDVLGYAIGYARDGHPIVRQAAATIARVAQLFTEDWTTSRDLWMPGGAPPAPGDVVRNPAYAAVLDALVHASCTVRDDGPVGRAARIDAARREWKSGRIAQEAAAFAALPHRHSTGGVHAGVITEEDFAAFDAGYEAAVTREFRGRTVAKAGAWTQGPALLQTLALLEPLADDLLDPSQEAGAHTILEAQKLALADRDAWFGDADVDLDALLSDDYLDRRRALIGEEASAEFRPGDLPGRATFRPPLRTGVGRVSASSGEPTVARNGETRGDTCHLDVVDRWGNIVSATPSGGWLQSSPAIPSLGFCLGTRLQMTWLEPGHPSSLVPGLRPRTTLTPTLVLRDGAPEFAIGSPGGDQQDQWQLLVLLRMVVGGYSPQEAIDAPSLHTTAMPESFWPRTWTPAGAVVEDRLGDDVIDRLERRGHVVTRAGDWALGRVSAVGRDAATGVVWAAANPRGMQGYAAGR
- a CDS encoding alpha/beta family hydrolase → MSAVETDLRVVVGLPSSTVEVSASLGRPDDAWALLAIAHGAGAGYRHPFFSGFVRALHAEGVATLRFNFPYLEAGRRMPGPAAHAVTTWEAVQAAAVAREPALPFWASGKSYGGRMASMAAAEGRIAPSGLVYLGYPLHPPGDPAKARVAHLPAVVPPQLFVEGSNDPFVQPLAQLEEAVASCRDAEILWIDGGGHSFEVKGRKRPAEEIGAELAPLVAAWMRRRS
- a CDS encoding magnesium transporter MgtE N-terminal domain-containing protein — protein: MSTQRVFVARLSGCSVFDPAGDRLGKVRDVVVIYRKDDPPRVIGLVIEIPGRRHVFVSIGRVTSIAMGQVITTGLINVRRFQQRGGEVRVMAELLGRKVYLNDGSGTAVIEDVAIERNRLGEWDVGQVFLRRPRTSASPFAKGPTTFAAWQEIREQQNPGEAQSAEQLVATYSDLKPADLANTLLDLPEDRLIEVAEELPDDRLADALEEMPEEEQVHILEALGDERAADILDAMEPDDAADLLGQLPEERSEELLDLMEPEEAEDVRALLKYRPDTAGGLMTSEPIVLSADATVAEALALIRRHELHPALAAAVFVTLPPYETPTGRLLGTVHFQRMLRYPPHERLGAIIDDTLDPLPASATAPEVARLLASYNLVSVPVVDQAHRLVGAVSVDDVLDYLLPDDWRSHGEEIPAPTVPTTTASIPRRS
- a CDS encoding O-methyltransferase encodes the protein MGEQNANQRFAAEATIEPEHIARARAHALELGAAPISPPVGAQCAVIAAASQALNIVEIGTGAGVSGLWLLRGSPRATLTTIDKEPEHLGAARQAFAEAKIPAARARFITGRAAEVLPRMNEASYDIVLVDADPEGVIEYVEHGLRLVRAGGTVLVPRVLAGGAVADPVRRDAVTTAYRSLIQETQASPAVIGALSIVGEGLLQLTTVPSD
- the dapE gene encoding succinyl-diaminopimelate desuccinylase, with the protein product MPALDLSATSADLTRTICDIPSVSGDETMLADLIFEAVSALPHLEVYREGDTIVARTSHGRAQRVAIAGHIDTVPINANVPTRDVEIDGESHIWGRGTVDMKAGVAVQLKLAAELTDPRVDITWMWYDHEEVDADLNGLTRLARNRPDLFEADFAILGEPSNGEVEGGCNGNLRAIVRTQGVRSHSARAWVGENAIHKAAPVLARLAEYRPRDIPVEGLVYREGLNAVRIGGGVAGNVIPDLCEIEVNYRFAPSRDAAEAAQHVRDVFSGFDVEVVDLAVGARPGLDAPLAREFVAAVGAEPRPKYGWTDVARFSALGVPAVNYGPGDPHLAHHDEERVPVAQIEAVERGLRAWLTGS
- a CDS encoding DUF3117 domain-containing protein — translated: MAAMKPRTGDGPMEAVKEGRLIIVRVPLEGGGRLVVSVNDAEAKELYDVLGGVVSPA
- a CDS encoding Sec-independent protein translocase TatB, which codes for MFFGLTIEKLLLIGVIAAVIIGPERLPRYAEALARFTRQARDWISNARTRVADEMGEDFNDVDWRTLDPRQYDPRRIIREALLDDAPVPTVRAAQAGAAVASTGTPPPPPVRSPFRGGDEAPPFDSEAT
- a CDS encoding Mrp/NBP35 family ATP-binding protein — translated: MSDATADAVRRAVDAVLDPELRRPIGELDMVRGVTVTAGLAEVGIALTIVGCPAADRITNDVRSAAASVPGVSDVSLDVGVMSPQERHALTERLRGGRAVREMPFGPGTLTRVIAVTSGKGGVGKSTVTANLATALAARGLSVGLVDADVHGFSIPALLGLVDENGAVPQPTRIDDLMLPPVAYGVKVISIGMFLRRSGGEAPVGAVAWRGPMLHRTVQQFLTDVYFGDLDVLLLDMPPGTGDVAISVGQLLPNADVLVVTTPQAAASDIAIRSGLVARQTGQRVIGVVENMAALTLPDGSTLEVFGAGGGASVASALSAEGAEVPLVASIPLSPALRTDADAGIPAVVAHPDDPASRAIEQVAAAIVAEPRGLVGRSLPLRPR